CGCGGACGGCGAAAAGTGGGAGGGCGTCCGGCTCTTCTACCGCCGCTACGGCCGCGGAGCCACCAAGGTGCTCCTCATCATCGGTACGCACGCCAATGTCTCTCCCTACCTCAGAGGAAGAAGGGAGGCATCGTGTTCTCCTTCTCATGGAAAGATTACTTTTTTGTTTCCTCTTGCGCTTTTTGCTGAGAAACGGTTCGGTGTTTGGTTTGGGGTCGGAATCAAAAGGATTGGCGGGGACGCATGACTCGTGGGGCCCGCAGATAAAGGGGCTGACCGGGTCGCTGGAGCCCGCCGACGACGAGCCCCCGCGGCCGgacgaggaggccggcgccggagccgccggcgcggcggaggcggcgcccgcAGAAGGGGATgatgccggcggcgatggcatcGAGGTCTGTTGCTTCGACAACCGCGGCGTCGGCCGCAGCTCCGTGCCCCCGAACAAATCCTACTACTCGTGAGTTTCCGCTCCCGATCTCCTCCAGCAGATCCAGTTCCCCGTCAGTGGCAATGGTTTTAACGATCGGCGGGGGCGTTTTGGTTGGTTCTGTAAATGGAATTGCTTGCTCTGCTCCCGTTAAGATTCAGAACCGTACATGGGGATATGGTGGAGGAGCAGCTGCATGTAGCTTTTCATGAGAAAaataaagagtaaaatgcactaggatccttaaactagttgacctATTCTGTTTagacctaaacagaacaggtcaactagtttaaggacccctaGTGCACTTGAATAGAACGtagacctaaaaatgcattttcgaagttcatggacctaaacagaacatgtcaactagtttaaggatccccagtgcattttactcaaaaaaaaatccacatTTCAATTGTTTACAGGCAAAATAGCTTTCACAAGAAAATGAGTGATGGGGAAGAAAGGTTGGGAATATCTTCCAGATCACGCTCATGTGTTGAGAAGTCAAAATGGGCGGTGGTTCTGAATACGGAGTATTTGATTTCTGAAACATGTTCTCTCATCTCTGGCAGGACGGGGATCATGGCGAAGGACGCCTTGGCCTTGATGGATCATTTGGGGTGGAAGAAAGCACATGTCTTTGGCCACTCTATGGGTTAGTCCTCCTTGGTCTGCTGCGCCTTTCAATTTTGGGGATCTATAGGCATTGACGCTGCTGTTCTTGCAACCAGGTGCGATGATTTCTTGCAAGCTAGCGGCGATAGCGCCTCACAGGCTGTGTTCACTGGCATTGCTCAATGTTACCGGGGGTGGCTTTCAGTGTTTCCCAAAGGTACTGGAACTATGATACCCTTCTACATATATGTGGAACTGAATGTAACTTTGATATCCTCATTACATATCTGTGGAACTGAATATGCCTAATGTTGCGAGATACAAAGGATATACCGTGAGAGGCACGAACAATAATTTTCAACTGTTCGCGCCACAAGCTAAATGTTTTTTCCCCTTGCTTCTGTAGGTAGACGGGCAGATGCTATCGCTTGCATTCCGTTTCTTAAGGGCGAAAACTCCAGAGGAAAGAGCGCTTGTGGACTTGGAAACCCATTATACGAAGGTGAGGAACTAACAAGGAATCCATTATGATTCCCTGTTTGATGAAAACTTAGCTTATAGTTTCAGATTCTTTCCCTGTTTCATTGTTGATATGTTTTGATTTAACAATGCTCCTATGCAGGAATACCTTGATGAGACTGTTGGGTCATGCACTAGAAGAATGATCCTTTATCAAGTGAGTGCTATCACTACTTTGCAGATGATGCTTTTAACAGTCCTTGGTGAAACATTGATCTTGGTCTTTCGGATGAGACATGTTGCTTTTACACATTGCTTGCTTTGATAATTCTTTGACTGTCATACCATGGGATTATGCTATTTCGACTACATCTTTTGTTATGAATCTGGAATTATTTTGCATCCCCTCTTTAGAATATAATCATATACTGGTACACACTGAAATAAAAATAACATACATTTGACAGCTTATTCGTGCAAGACTCATCTGTAGTTCTGTACTGTGTTGCTTTCAGGAATATGTGAAGGGCATATCTTCAACAGGAATGCAATCTAATTGTGGTTTTGAAGGGCAAGTTAATGCATGCTGGACTCACAACATGACTACAAAAGAATTAGATGCAATACGGTCTGCCGGTTTTCTAATTTCAGTTATTCATGGAAGGTTAGTTTCTCTAACAGCAGATATTATATATTTAGAGAATGGTACCATTTCACTTAGACTTACATAATATGAATGCAGGGACGATATAATTGCACAATTGTGTCATGCAAAACGTCTAGCAGAAAGGCTTGTTCCTGCAGCTAGAATGGTAGAACTTCATGGTGCACATCTAGTGAGCCACGAAAGACCAGATGAGGTAAAGTGTGAACTTTGGTGAAGCAGCAACATGCGTGTCAGGGCCTGATCTCCGCAGGTTGTAGTCGTGCGTGGTTGGAGGGTGAGGGGAgggagagcggcggcgacggaaaCGCGACGCCGTCCTGGCGGTCGGCGTCGgcgcagagagagaggggagcgCGGAAGCAGTTGCCCAAAGGGCCAGGGAGATTGATTCAATCTCTGGCTAATCCCATTGCAATTAAGAGGTTCAGTACATATACTTACACAACACAGGAGTTTCTACAACT
The nucleotide sequence above comes from Panicum virgatum strain AP13 chromosome 3K, P.virgatum_v5, whole genome shotgun sequence. Encoded proteins:
- the LOC120697973 gene encoding putative aminoacrylate hydrolase RutD isoform X1, encoding MPYCEVGRYADGEKWEGVRLFYRRYGRGATKVLLIIGLAGTHDSWGPQIKGLTGSLEPADDEPPRPDEEAGAGAAGAAEAAPAEGDDAGGDGIEVCCFDNRGVGRSSVPPNKSYYSTGIMAKDALALMDHLGWKKAHVFGHSMGAMISCKLAAIAPHRLCSLALLNVTGGGFQCFPKVDGQMLSLAFRFLRAKTPEERALVDLETHYTKEYLDETVGSCTRRMILYQEYVKGISSTGMQSNCGFEGQVNACWTHNMTTKELDAIRSAGFLISVIHGRDDIIAQLCHAKRLAERLVPAARMVELHGAHLVSHERPDEVNNALMDLIKATKSAVKPEEWSAQPENVSETGALISGRPITVTMRTDEGATATNAAVAVYNLLGKLQLSFLYLIGVIVMGFEHMRNIVKVMKPVRVAAIES
- the LOC120697973 gene encoding putative aminoacrylate hydrolase RutD isoform X2; translated protein: MPYCEVGRYADGEKWEGVRLFYRRYGRGATKVLLIIGLAGTHDSWGPQIKGLTGSLEPADDEPPRPDEEAGAGAAGAAEAAPAEGDDAGGDGIEVCCFDNRGVGRSSVPPNKSYYSTGIMAKDALALMDHLGWKKAHVFGHSMGAMISCKLAAIAPHRLCSLALLNVTGGGFQCFPKVDGQMLSLAFRFLRAKTPEERALVDLETHYTKEYLDETVGSCTRRMILYQEYVKGISSTGMQSNCGFEGQVNACWTHNMTTKELDAIRSAGFLISVIHGRDDIIAQLCHAKRLAERLVPAARMVELHGAHLVSHERPDEVNNALMDLIKATKSAVKPEEWSAQPENVSETGALISGRPITVTMRTDEGVIVMGFEHMRNIVKVMKPVRVAAIES